The Rhodocytophaga rosea genome has a segment encoding these proteins:
- a CDS encoding winged helix-turn-helix domain-containing protein, whose amino-acid sequence MKDLLVNINKAFESKARLGIMSVLMVNEQIDFNSLKELLDLTDGNLASHLKALEELEYIAVWKQFIGRKPNTTYRATDQGKKAFESHLQALENLIKGNR is encoded by the coding sequence ATGAAAGATTTACTGGTTAATATAAATAAGGCGTTTGAAAGCAAGGCCCGATTGGGGATTATGTCGGTATTGATGGTGAATGAGCAGATTGATTTTAATAGCCTGAAAGAATTATTAGACCTGACAGATGGCAACCTGGCCTCTCACCTGAAAGCCCTGGAAGAACTTGAATATATTGCCGTATGGAAACAATTTATCGGACGCAAACCTAATACAACTTATAGGGCCACCGATCAGGGCAAAAAAGCTTTTGAATCGCATTTACAAGCCCTGGAAAATCTGATCAAAGGAAACCGTTAA
- a CDS encoding S24 family peptidase, translating into MKANLIYSDEQVIFITNDTAMMPQLMPGSMLAGQYIETYSWTSQCNGVYAIILDSGLVLIRRIKENELLNKGLLKLHSDNPSHEPQTIMADDIHSMYSIDEILKQAVI; encoded by the coding sequence ATGAAAGCGAATTTAATTTATTCTGATGAGCAAGTCATTTTTATAACCAACGATACTGCCATGATGCCTCAGTTAATGCCAGGTAGTATGCTGGCAGGCCAGTACATAGAAACTTATTCTTGGACAAGCCAGTGTAATGGCGTATATGCGATCATTCTCGATAGTGGATTAGTATTGATCCGCCGGATTAAAGAAAATGAACTATTAAATAAAGGATTATTGAAACTACACAGCGATAATCCATCTCATGAGCCACAAACTATAATGGCAGATGATATTCACAGTATGTATAGTATAGATGAAATATTAAAACAAGCAGTTATATGA
- a CDS encoding NAD(P)/FAD-dependent oxidoreductase: MSETDEFSIRIPETNKPRIVLIGGGFGGLEFAKLLSDENVQLVMFDRHNYHTFQPLLYQVATAGLEPDSIASPLRKLFDKKKNFYFRMALVNEIIPEQNTILTSIGKLRYDILVISVGTKTNYFGNQELIKKCFPLKQIPQALDLRSNILQNFEKAVLVNNPDDLNALMNYTVVGGGPTGVELAGALAELKKHILPRDYPELDFKQMNIYLLEGSPRILAAMSEKSSKEAKKYLEDLGVIVRVNTVVESFDGRTVFLKDKSTITSNTLVWAAGVTGNMIPGLAPESIVGRASRLKVDEYNRVAGYKNIYAIGDIAAMITPELPLGHPMVAPVAMQQGRHLAKNFNRIFNKKESPKPFKYFDKGSMATIGRNRAVVDMPKGLHFNGLLAWFVWMFVHLMYLIGFRSKMVVLLNWMYGYFTFDKNTRLIIRPFVKPNNPVIKNPEKARAVSGYDTAV; this comes from the coding sequence ATGAGTGAAACAGATGAATTCTCCATTAGAATACCCGAGACAAATAAACCAAGAATTGTGTTAATTGGCGGTGGATTTGGAGGACTGGAATTTGCCAAGTTACTTTCAGATGAAAATGTGCAGCTAGTCATGTTTGACCGGCACAATTATCACACATTTCAACCTTTGCTTTACCAGGTGGCAACCGCCGGTCTGGAACCCGATTCAATCGCCAGCCCTTTGCGCAAGCTATTTGACAAAAAAAAGAACTTTTATTTCCGGATGGCGCTGGTCAATGAAATTATTCCGGAGCAAAATACCATTCTGACTTCCATTGGCAAACTCAGGTATGATATCCTGGTGATCAGTGTCGGGACCAAAACCAATTATTTCGGAAACCAGGAACTTATCAAAAAATGCTTTCCTCTGAAGCAGATTCCACAGGCTTTGGACCTGAGAAGTAACATCCTGCAAAATTTTGAAAAAGCTGTGCTGGTCAATAATCCCGACGACCTGAATGCCCTGATGAATTATACAGTCGTAGGAGGGGGGCCCACCGGGGTAGAACTGGCAGGTGCACTGGCTGAGTTAAAAAAGCATATTTTGCCAAGGGATTATCCTGAACTGGATTTTAAGCAGATGAATATCTATTTGCTGGAGGGCTCACCCAGAATTCTGGCGGCTATGTCAGAGAAGTCATCCAAAGAAGCAAAAAAATACCTGGAAGACCTAGGGGTAATTGTGCGGGTGAATACGGTGGTGGAATCTTTTGATGGCCGTACCGTTTTCTTAAAGGATAAATCAACTATTACTTCTAATACTTTGGTTTGGGCAGCCGGCGTAACTGGAAATATGATTCCCGGTCTGGCTCCTGAAAGCATTGTAGGCAGAGCGAGCCGCCTCAAAGTGGATGAGTATAACCGGGTAGCCGGGTATAAAAATATTTATGCTATTGGTGATATTGCGGCTATGATCACACCGGAACTGCCTTTGGGCCATCCTATGGTCGCCCCAGTAGCTATGCAGCAGGGCAGACATTTAGCCAAAAATTTTAACCGGATATTCAATAAAAAAGAATCTCCCAAGCCATTTAAGTATTTCGACAAAGGTTCAATGGCAACCATTGGCCGCAACCGGGCAGTAGTTGATATGCCGAAAGGCTTACACTTTAATGGCTTATTAGCCTGGTTTGTGTGGATGTTTGTTCACCTGATGTATCTGATCGGATTCAGAAGTAAAATGGTTGTACTGCTCAACTGGATGTATGGCTATTTCACTTTCGATAAAAACACCAGGCTGATTATCCGTCCGTTTGTGAAGCCAAATAACCCGGTGATTAAAAATCCTGAAAAAGCGAGAGCTGTTTCGGGGTATGATACCGCAGTATAA
- a CDS encoding citrate synthase: MADFAEIHLNGNAYKLPVLEGSEHEKAIDIGDLRDQSGFITLDRGFKNTGSTKSAITFLDGENGILRYRGYPIEQLAEKSTFLEVAYLLIYGELPSQPELDKFLQEIRIHTLVNEDMKKIFDGFPINAHPMGILSALVCSLTAFYPESVGDMNPEQEHLSIIRILAKMPTIAAWSYKNHMGHPVNYPKNRLDYCSNFLYMMFALPVEEYEVNPVIADAMNKLLILHADHEQNCSTSTVRLVGSSRASLYSSVSAGINALWGPLHGGANQEVIEMLESIKADGGNTNKYIEMAKNKASGFRLMGFGHRVYKNFDPRAKIIKKAADQVLTQLGIKDPVLDIAQQLEEAALHDEYFIERKLYPNVDFYSGIIYRALGIPTNMFTVMFALGRLPGWIAQWKEMRESKEPIGRPRQIYTGYTERNYLGIKERK, from the coding sequence ATGGCAGATTTTGCAGAAATACACCTAAATGGCAATGCATACAAATTACCCGTTCTGGAAGGTAGCGAACATGAAAAGGCTATTGATATTGGCGACCTGAGAGACCAGAGTGGTTTTATTACCTTAGACCGGGGATTTAAAAATACCGGTTCTACTAAAAGCGCCATCACTTTTCTGGATGGAGAAAATGGCATTCTCCGCTACAGAGGTTATCCCATTGAGCAGCTTGCAGAAAAATCTACTTTTCTGGAAGTTGCCTATCTGCTGATATATGGTGAACTTCCTTCTCAGCCTGAGCTTGATAAATTTTTGCAGGAAATCCGCATTCATACGCTGGTGAATGAGGATATGAAGAAAATCTTTGATGGATTTCCTATCAATGCCCATCCTATGGGTATTTTATCTGCCCTGGTTTGTTCGCTTACTGCCTTCTATCCGGAATCTGTGGGCGATATGAATCCGGAACAGGAACATTTATCTATTATCCGGATACTAGCCAAAATGCCCACTATTGCTGCCTGGTCTTACAAAAACCATATGGGGCATCCGGTAAATTATCCCAAGAACCGCCTGGATTATTGTTCTAACTTCCTCTATATGATGTTTGCCTTGCCTGTGGAAGAATATGAAGTAAATCCGGTGATTGCTGATGCCATGAACAAATTACTGATCCTGCATGCAGACCATGAGCAGAATTGTTCCACTTCTACTGTCCGCCTGGTGGGGTCATCCAGGGCTAGTTTATATTCTTCCGTGTCTGCAGGTATTAATGCACTCTGGGGTCCTTTACATGGAGGGGCTAATCAGGAAGTAATTGAAATGCTGGAATCCATTAAAGCTGATGGTGGGAATACGAATAAATACATTGAAATGGCTAAAAACAAAGCCAGTGGTTTCCGCTTGATGGGTTTTGGTCATCGGGTGTATAAGAATTTCGACCCAAGAGCAAAGATCATTAAAAAGGCCGCAGATCAGGTACTTACCCAGCTTGGTATTAAAGACCCGGTTCTGGATATTGCCCAGCAGCTGGAAGAAGCCGCCCTTCACGACGAATACTTCATTGAACGCAAACTGTATCCCAATGTAGACTTTTATTCTGGCATCATTTACCGGGCATTAGGCATCCCTACCAATATGTTTACGGTGATGTTTGCCCTGGGAAGATTACCCGGATGGATTGCCCAGTGGAAAGAAATGCGAGAATCCAAAGAACCAATTGGCCGTCCCAGACAAATCTATACTGGTTATACGGAACGGAATTACCTGGGTATCAAAGAAAGAAAATAA
- a CDS encoding Dabb family protein, which translates to MTPTHPNDRIRHTVVFTLKHIKGSKAEMDFLEAARKLVSIPGVERFECLQQISSKNKYTFGLSMEFANQQIYERYNSHPDHVAFVQERWLKEVEDFMEIDYQVI; encoded by the coding sequence ATGACTCCAACTCATCCTAATGATAGAATCCGGCACACCGTTGTTTTTACGCTTAAACATATAAAAGGATCAAAGGCAGAAATGGATTTTTTAGAAGCTGCCAGAAAGCTTGTTTCCATACCAGGTGTAGAAAGATTTGAGTGCTTACAACAAATAAGCTCTAAAAATAAATATACATTTGGGTTATCAATGGAGTTTGCCAATCAACAGATATATGAGAGATACAATTCACATCCGGACCATGTAGCCTTTGTACAAGAGCGGTGGCTGAAGGAAGTAGAGGATTTTATGGAGATAGATTACCAGGTAATCTGA
- a CDS encoding fatty acid desaturase family protein: protein MKTFPVINDPVYLQQDSYNRFETMMLSYLLDKRDLPFVYLTIKITLVLIPLAAVLYMPLANWIWWIVALVYFGLNNLYFKGPLGLMLHCTCHRKLFNRKLNWANYYLPWFIGPFFGQTPETYFSHHIGMHHPENNLPADKSSTMFYQRDSFRSFLAYFSNFFFRGIVELTSYFYKKNRTKLLRNTVLGESLFFLMCIALSILNWQATLVVFILPFLISRFIMMLGNWTQHAFVDASDPGNPFKNSITCINTPYNKKCWNDGYHTSHHIKPNMHWTEHPNFFLKNKKEYADNQAIVFDGMGFLEVFFYLMRGRYDVLEKNFVNISGDPQRTPQQVISLLKERTRRIPKLSPVTG, encoded by the coding sequence ATGAAGACCTTTCCGGTAATCAATGATCCAGTATATCTGCAACAGGATAGCTATAACAGATTTGAAACAATGATGCTGTCCTACCTGCTGGATAAAAGAGACCTCCCTTTTGTGTATCTGACTATAAAAATTACGCTGGTACTGATCCCATTGGCTGCTGTCTTATATATGCCTCTGGCAAACTGGATATGGTGGATAGTTGCGCTTGTGTATTTTGGTTTAAATAACTTATATTTTAAAGGTCCTCTGGGGTTGATGCTGCATTGTACCTGCCACCGGAAACTGTTCAACCGAAAACTGAACTGGGCTAATTATTACCTTCCCTGGTTCATCGGCCCTTTCTTTGGACAAACTCCGGAAACCTATTTCAGTCACCACATCGGCATGCACCATCCGGAAAATAACCTTCCTGCAGATAAAAGCAGTACGATGTTTTACCAGAGAGATAGTTTCCGGAGCTTTCTGGCTTACTTTTCAAACTTCTTCTTTAGAGGAATTGTAGAACTGACTTCCTATTTTTATAAAAAGAACAGAACGAAGTTATTGAGAAATACCGTGCTGGGAGAATCTCTGTTTTTTCTGATGTGCATTGCCTTGAGTATACTAAACTGGCAGGCAACCCTGGTGGTTTTCATCCTACCCTTTCTCATTTCACGTTTTATAATGATGCTTGGAAACTGGACACAACATGCATTTGTAGATGCCAGTGACCCTGGTAACCCTTTTAAAAACAGCATTACCTGCATCAATACACCATATAATAAAAAGTGCTGGAACGATGGCTACCATACCAGCCACCATATTAAACCTAATATGCACTGGACGGAACATCCTAACTTTTTTCTCAAAAACAAAAAAGAATATGCAGATAACCAGGCCATTGTATTTGATGGGATGGGATTTCTGGAAGTATTTTTCTATCTGATGCGCGGGAGGTACGATGTACTTGAAAAAAACTTTGTAAACATCAGCGGTGACCCCCAGAGAACCCCACAGCAGGTAATAAGCTTATTGAAAGAAAGAACCCGCAGGATACCTAAACTTAGTCCTGTAACCGGGTAA
- a CDS encoding IS630 family transposase — protein sequence MQNKEAYEQKVKRLHALLYLAQTGSIDLYFGDESGFCLTPCVPYGWIKKGEHAPILSQRSTRINVFGLLSTNNELLTYQKSGSLNADFIIECVEAFSTSISKFTVIVLDNASWHTCGLWEVKKEEWEQKGLYIFLLPKYSPHLNRIERFWKQVKYHWLKAEDYLSVEALKEALYTIFSGLGTYFKLDFKKLEVDENIILNCV from the coding sequence TTGCAAAACAAAGAAGCATATGAGCAGAAAGTCAAGCGATTACATGCTTTGCTTTATTTGGCACAGACAGGCAGTATAGATTTATATTTTGGAGACGAATCAGGGTTTTGCCTTACCCCTTGTGTACCTTATGGATGGATCAAAAAAGGCGAACACGCCCCTATTTTATCCCAAAGAAGTACAAGGATAAATGTATTTGGCTTGTTAAGTACAAATAATGAGTTGCTTACTTATCAGAAAAGTGGGAGTCTAAACGCTGACTTTATCATTGAATGTGTAGAGGCCTTCTCAACATCTATTTCCAAGTTTACTGTCATAGTCTTAGACAACGCCTCCTGGCATACATGTGGCCTATGGGAAGTCAAAAAAGAAGAATGGGAACAGAAAGGATTATACATCTTTTTGCTGCCTAAGTATAGTCCTCATCTTAACAGGATCGAACGATTTTGGAAGCAGGTGAAATATCATTGGCTCAAAGCCGAAGACTATCTGTCTGTAGAAGCGCTTAAGGAGGCACTTTATACCATCTTTTCAGGATTGGGTACTTACTTTAAACTTGATTTTAAAAAACTTGAAGTAGATGAAAATATTATACTTAATTGTGTTTAA
- a CDS encoding helix-turn-helix domain-containing protein, translated as MRYIKKITDKQKQDLEKIHKDSKSYQERNRCQCILLSNQGYQVQKLASIFQVSQLSIYKWFDRFEKTGVVGLKNQKGKGRKPILTTSNATHVEVVENSIEKEKQQLKLAKREIEAKLGTAMSEMTLKRFLKKLTTDGNVSVNG; from the coding sequence ATGCGTTATATCAAGAAGATTACAGACAAGCAAAAACAAGACTTAGAGAAGATTCATAAAGATAGTAAAAGTTATCAGGAACGTAACCGTTGCCAATGTATACTGTTATCCAATCAAGGCTATCAAGTACAGAAGTTAGCAAGCATTTTTCAAGTAAGTCAGTTAAGTATTTATAAGTGGTTTGATCGCTTTGAGAAAACAGGTGTGGTAGGGTTAAAGAACCAAAAAGGGAAAGGCAGAAAACCCATCCTTACTACCAGTAATGCTACCCATGTTGAAGTAGTGGAAAATAGCATAGAGAAAGAAAAACAACAACTTAAATTAGCTAAGCGAGAGATAGAAGCTAAATTAGGCACGGCTATGAGTGAGATGACCTTGAAGCGGTTTTTAAAAAAATTGACTACCGATGGAAACGTTTCCGTAAATGGATAA
- a CDS encoding IS630 family transposase, whose amino-acid sequence MWVIPPKQNAGFVYQMEKVISVYERPYDEKQLLVTLDESPKQLIESKHFIGKDGKQYQDSIYTRHGVRDIYMVFEPLAGKRYCFVEQNHNRFTWVKILSRLLDTTYKACEKITLVEDNLSAHKPSAFYELYQPEKAKAYLDRIEFIFTPAHGSWLNMAEIELSVLQRDCLDRHIATEDELIKQLSAWQESRNNKAVKANWQFTNQDARVKLKKLYPTI is encoded by the coding sequence ATGTGGGTGATCCCCCCTAAACAAAATGCAGGGTTTGTTTATCAAATGGAAAAAGTGATTTCAGTCTATGAAAGGCCATATGATGAAAAGCAGCTGCTGGTCACTTTGGATGAATCACCCAAACAACTTATTGAAAGCAAACACTTCATAGGCAAAGATGGAAAACAGTATCAGGACAGTATCTATACAAGACATGGAGTGCGTGATATCTATATGGTCTTTGAGCCATTAGCCGGTAAACGATATTGTTTTGTGGAGCAAAACCACAACCGTTTCACCTGGGTAAAGATTCTAAGCCGGTTGTTGGATACTACTTACAAAGCATGCGAGAAAATCACTTTAGTAGAGGATAACTTGTCGGCTCACAAACCAAGTGCTTTTTATGAACTTTATCAACCTGAGAAAGCTAAAGCGTATTTAGACAGGATAGAGTTTATCTTTACCCCGGCTCATGGCAGTTGGCTCAATATGGCAGAAATAGAGCTATCAGTGTTACAAAGAGATTGCCTTGACAGGCACATTGCCACAGAGGATGAGTTAATAAAACAGCTAAGCGCCTGGCAGGAGAGCAGAAATAACAAAGCAGTAAAAGCTAATTGGCAGTTCACCAATCAAGATGCCAGGGTTAAACTCAAAAAACTATACCCGACTATTTAA
- a CDS encoding helix-turn-helix domain-containing protein encodes MSGKLGNLIKKAMVIYRITLSAEERRILSSWINKGSRKAKDIQKAYVLLASDETTGRQSETELAETYKLSTRSVERIRKCFCEQGMGMFDKKTRKLRSDKKIDGKVEAHLLALVCSEPPQGQAKWKLQLLADRLVELKVIDSISHTSVASLLKKMSLSLG; translated from the coding sequence ATGTCAGGTAAATTAGGTAATTTGATCAAAAAAGCCATGGTCATTTATCGAATTACCCTCAGTGCTGAAGAAAGAAGGATCTTAAGTAGTTGGATAAATAAAGGCAGCCGAAAGGCCAAAGATATTCAAAAAGCCTATGTGCTGTTAGCCAGCGATGAAACAACAGGCAGGCAAAGTGAGACTGAGTTGGCAGAAACTTATAAATTATCTACCAGAAGTGTGGAGCGTATCCGTAAGTGTTTTTGTGAGCAGGGCATGGGCATGTTTGATAAGAAAACAAGAAAATTAAGAAGCGACAAAAAGATAGATGGGAAGGTAGAAGCGCATCTGCTGGCATTAGTCTGTAGTGAGCCGCCTCAAGGACAGGCAAAATGGAAACTGCAACTGCTGGCAGACAGATTAGTAGAACTCAAGGTGATTGACTCCATTTCCCATACGAGTGTGGCAAGCCTGTTAAAAAAAATGAGCTTAAGCCTTGGCTGA
- a CDS encoding phospholipase D-like domain-containing protein: MIEPHFGDIRNIILEQLNKAEFDIYVAVAWITDKYLLDILLSKAANGLIVQIILVKDEINLNNGFDYGNFLETGGQIFWNDHHHKFCVIDRKIVITGSYNWTYAANMRVKRENIIVIKGEEALIENYSREFKTLLKNSNKCGTDIPKYTTTTQASRFSKAYFEEIFEYEDGSRRALIIEKDLLGNELRQVWVDVNKTAKTGVAVNLDEYMIEYRKDSDGKMRYWIVGLK, translated from the coding sequence ATGATTGAACCCCATTTTGGTGACATTAGAAATATTATTCTTGAGCAACTAAACAAAGCTGAGTTTGATATTTACGTAGCTGTTGCCTGGATCACTGATAAATACTTATTGGATATTCTACTGAGCAAAGCCGCTAATGGACTTATAGTTCAAATTATACTCGTCAAGGATGAAATTAATCTTAATAATGGATTTGATTACGGCAATTTCTTAGAAACTGGAGGACAAATATTCTGGAATGATCATCATCATAAATTTTGTGTGATTGATAGAAAAATAGTAATTACTGGGTCTTATAATTGGACATACGCAGCTAATATGAGAGTAAAAAGGGAAAACATTATTGTAATAAAAGGTGAAGAAGCATTAATTGAAAATTATTCAAGAGAGTTTAAAACACTTTTAAAAAATTCCAATAAGTGTGGAACAGATATACCTAAATATACAACCACTACTCAGGCATCAAGATTTTCAAAAGCATATTTTGAAGAAATTTTTGAATATGAAGATGGTAGTAGAAGAGCTTTGATTATAGAAAAGGATTTATTAGGAAACGAATTAAGACAAGTATGGGTAGACGTTAACAAAACGGCTAAAACAGGTGTAGCAGTTAACTTGGATGAGTACATGATTGAATATAGAAAGGATTCTGATGGCAAAATGCGATACTGGATAGTTGGTTTAAAATAG
- a CDS encoding tetratricopeptide repeat protein, producing the protein MSELYLEKSFRVLLYDEEEDYEAFIGELKALMHTGPTTHGFNNLGVAYWELGQKEEAFAYFGKALALDRQNAVTYLNLAALHEQLHEFKQAESDYNQAVTFDVHNPYTLRSRAYFYKKRGQLEKALQDFQRAVELVPDFQPTIEERDNLVKLLKGPKQ; encoded by the coding sequence ATGAGCGAACTATATTTAGAGAAGTCTTTTCGTGTCTTGCTCTACGACGAGGAAGAAGATTACGAAGCATTTATTGGTGAGTTGAAAGCGTTGATGCACACCGGCCCCACTACGCATGGATTTAATAATTTGGGCGTAGCTTATTGGGAACTTGGCCAAAAAGAAGAAGCCTTTGCTTATTTTGGCAAGGCCTTAGCTTTAGATCGACAAAATGCGGTTACTTATTTAAACCTAGCTGCTTTACATGAACAATTACACGAATTTAAACAGGCTGAATCCGACTATAACCAAGCCGTAACTTTTGATGTGCATAATCCCTACACCCTCCGGAGCCGAGCTTATTTTTATAAAAAACGAGGACAGTTGGAGAAAGCCTTGCAAGACTTCCAGAGAGCAGTTGAGTTGGTGCCAGACTTCCAACCCACCATTGAAGAAAGGGATAACCTAGTAAAATTGCTTAAGGGACCAAAGCAGTAA
- a CDS encoding GH3 auxin-responsive promoter family protein, whose amino-acid sequence MGRHSTGAVTTNEVCKLELKLLLRDKLIQKGSHVTGSLTWTNGSSAIVESVYKPDEKYVRLKYILTEYHSGKKFEYDYKIQLVVYPSNLGKGEVMYFLCPETGLPCRILYRTYGSHIYKSRNSYKNRIYYSLQTCSKKDRHNSRYWKLDRQLKRLEELRKPTTYKGKPTKRALRVQNLETKQWEADHLRWSLESMPVSLQKILGKNHKF is encoded by the coding sequence ATGGGACGTCACAGCACAGGAGCAGTAACAACTAATGAAGTTTGCAAACTTGAGTTAAAATTGCTTTTAAGAGATAAATTGATTCAAAAGGGTTCACATGTGACTGGTTCATTAACATGGACAAATGGAAGTTCCGCAATTGTTGAAAGTGTCTATAAACCAGATGAAAAATATGTACGACTTAAATATATCTTAACAGAATACCACAGCGGTAAAAAGTTTGAATATGATTATAAAATTCAACTGGTTGTTTATCCATCTAATCTGGGTAAGGGCGAAGTAATGTACTTTTTATGCCCTGAAACTGGCCTTCCTTGCCGGATATTGTACCGGACTTATGGTAGCCATATTTATAAATCCCGAAACAGTTACAAGAACAGAATATACTATTCTTTACAAACCTGCTCAAAAAAAGACCGCCATAATAGCCGTTATTGGAAATTAGATAGGCAGCTAAAACGTCTTGAAGAATTACGTAAACCTACTACCTATAAAGGAAAACCAACTAAAAGAGCATTGAGGGTACAAAATTTAGAAACAAAACAGTGGGAAGCTGATCATTTACGATGGAGTTTGGAGAGTATGCCCGTTTCCCTGCAAAAAATACTCGGAAAGAACCACAAGTTTTAA
- a CDS encoding DUF6965 family protein, which produces MEHRYILEPYKGISSRYSCPGCKRARTFSLYVDTETGKHINPTVGRCNRESNCGYHLTPRQYFQDNNFIQFSTPQNNLPIKKQEPLPYSYIHVEAFKTSLKEYISNTFIKYLTGQFGKETTEKVISRYFIGSSKKRFTSKDYPGYESETGATIFWQIDCKGRIRTGKIMLYSPITGKRVKQPFNHITWVHKQLKQPQLVLNQCLFGEHLLRSEPQKPVAIVESEKTAIIASVYFPEFIWLAAGSLNNLNKQKCRVLAGRNVTLFPDLNGYEKWSQKAKELSSITTIQVSNLLERKATQAERQQGLDLADYLIKYDYREFINGFDKNTNESHILELKNLETPDFSEISIKRLKNAIIPENENLIIPEIKKVKQTWEQEIQELEQFFINLPNPLQTISLSPGNSITNLPLFIDAHLTAIKFNNGNKTFLPYLNRLQLLKHQLIK; this is translated from the coding sequence ATGGAACATCGTTACATCTTAGAGCCATACAAAGGTATCAGCAGCCGGTACAGTTGCCCGGGTTGCAAAAGAGCCCGGACATTCAGCCTTTACGTTGATACGGAAACAGGCAAACACATAAACCCTACCGTTGGCCGTTGTAATCGTGAAAGTAATTGTGGTTATCATCTTACACCCAGGCAATATTTCCAGGACAATAACTTTATTCAATTTTCAACGCCACAAAACAACCTTCCTATAAAAAAGCAAGAGCCCCTACCCTATTCTTATATTCATGTGGAGGCTTTTAAAACAAGTCTGAAAGAGTATATCAGCAACACCTTCATAAAGTATCTTACCGGCCAGTTTGGTAAAGAAACTACTGAAAAAGTAATAAGCAGGTATTTTATAGGCAGTTCAAAGAAAAGGTTTACAAGCAAAGATTACCCAGGTTATGAAAGCGAAACCGGAGCCACCATATTCTGGCAGATAGATTGTAAAGGCAGAATAAGAACAGGTAAAATAATGCTTTACAGCCCTATTACAGGCAAAAGAGTAAAACAGCCATTCAATCACATTACCTGGGTACATAAGCAGTTAAAACAGCCACAACTCGTTTTAAATCAATGCTTATTTGGAGAACACTTACTAAGATCCGAACCACAAAAACCCGTTGCTATTGTTGAAAGTGAAAAAACAGCAATAATTGCCAGTGTATATTTTCCGGAGTTTATCTGGCTTGCAGCCGGGAGCCTGAATAATCTAAATAAACAAAAATGCAGAGTACTTGCAGGCCGGAATGTAACCCTTTTTCCAGATCTCAACGGTTATGAAAAATGGAGCCAGAAAGCAAAAGAACTCTCTTCTATAACTACCATTCAAGTATCAAACTTATTGGAGAGGAAAGCAACACAGGCAGAGAGGCAACAAGGATTAGATTTAGCTGACTATTTAATAAAATATGATTACCGGGAGTTTATAAATGGTTTTGATAAGAATACTAATGAAAGCCACATACTGGAGCTAAAAAACCTGGAAACTCCTGACTTTTCAGAAATTTCCATTAAAAGGTTAAAAAATGCTATTATTCCTGAAAACGAAAACCTGATCATACCTGAAATAAAAAAAGTAAAACAAACCTGGGAGCAAGAAATACAAGAACTTGAACAATTCTTTATTAACCTGCCTAATCCATTACAAACCATTTCCCTAAGTCCCGGAAATAGTATAACCAACTTACCCCTATTTATTGATGCTCACTTAACCGCTATCAAATTTAATAATGGCAACAAAACTTTTCTGCCATACCTAAACCGTTTGCAACTCTTAAAACATCAATTAATTAAATAA